Below is a window of Leisingera sp. M658 DNA.
ATCTGGCTGCCATGAAGCCCGCCAAACGCGGCCAGCTGATGCAGCGCATCGCCGCTGAAATCCGGGGCATTGCGGACGAGGGCGCAGAGCTTTTGTGCCGCGAAAGCGGCAAGAGCCTGAGTGCTGCCCATGACGAATTCGAAGAGGCCGCGCAGTATTTTGAATATTACGGCGGCATGGCCGACAAGATCGAAGGCAAGTCGATCCCGCTTGGCCCTGATTACGCTGATTTTACGGTCTATGAGCCTTACGGCGTCTCTGCCCAGATCGTGCCATGGAACTTCCCGGTGTCGATTGCGGCACGCTCGCTGGCGCCTGCGATGGCGGCGGGCAATTCGGTGATTATTAAGTCGCCGGAACTGGACCCGATGGCGCTGGCGATGCTGGGCGTCGCATTGGAACGCGCGGATGTCCCCGCAGGGACAGTTTCCATTTTGAACGGCATCGGTGCAGACCTTGGCGCGCGGCTGGTGGAAAGCAGCCAAATCGACCAGATTGTCTTCACTGGCTCGGTCCCGACCGGTCAGGCGATCCTGCGCGCGGCTGCCAATCCGGTGACACCCGCGCTGATGGAGCTGGGCGGAAAATCCGCCGCAGTTGCGTTTGAGGATGCCAATCTCGACACGCTGATGTCCAGCTTGCAAAGCGGTATCTTCTACAACGCCGGTCAGGTCTGTTCCGCCATGTCGCGGGTGCTGGTGCACCGCTCGATCTATGACGAGGCGATTGAGCGCGCCGCCGCACTGGCAAATGGCCTCAGCGTCGGCCACGGGCTGGAAAACCCCGGCCTGACCCCGGTGATATCTGCCCGCCAGCTGGACGGCATCGAAACCCTGGTCGCCACCGCCCGTCAAAGCGGTGCCCGTGCGGCTTCGGGCGGGGCACGGCTGGAGCGGGAGGGCTACTTTATGGCGCCGACCATTCTGGCGGATGTGGATCC
It encodes the following:
- a CDS encoding aldehyde dehydrogenase family protein — translated: MSSFLNDGLARNFLAGAWVEGDAGKRIAVEDPGNGSHVADCALAGEESLARALEAARASFERGDLAAMKPAKRGQLMQRIAAEIRGIADEGAELLCRESGKSLSAAHDEFEEAAQYFEYYGGMADKIEGKSIPLGPDYADFTVYEPYGVSAQIVPWNFPVSIAARSLAPAMAAGNSVIIKSPELDPMALAMLGVALERADVPAGTVSILNGIGADLGARLVESSQIDQIVFTGSVPTGQAILRAAANPVTPALMELGGKSAAVAFEDANLDTLMSSLQSGIFYNAGQVCSAMSRVLVHRSIYDEAIERAAALANGLSVGHGLENPGLTPVISARQLDGIETLVATARQSGARAASGGARLEREGYFMAPTILADVDPATRVAQEEIFGPVTCFTPFDTEAEAIAMANGTDFGLVAGVFTRDLARAHRVANRLRAGQVFVNEWFAGGISTPFGGVGKSGFGREKGLEALYNYVRTKNIAISLKG